A single window of Mycobacteriales bacterium DNA harbors:
- a CDS encoding ATP-binding protein: MHESITLQPEPSSAGEARHFVQTQLRDRVGDDVTEVAVLLTSELVTNVIVHARTPLRLDVDVEADGLRVAVADDAPRSPTLRQAHAARLTGRGMTLVDMLAAQWGVEPTPPGKTVWFELPA; this comes from the coding sequence ATGCACGAGTCGATCACCTTGCAGCCGGAGCCGAGCTCCGCGGGTGAGGCTCGTCATTTCGTCCAGACGCAGCTCCGCGACCGGGTCGGGGACGACGTCACCGAGGTGGCTGTTCTCTTGACGAGCGAGCTGGTGACGAACGTCATCGTGCACGCGCGCACCCCGCTCCGGCTCGACGTCGACGTGGAGGCGGACGGGCTGCGGGTGGCGGTCGCGGACGACGCGCCGCGCAGCCCGACGCTGCGGCAGGCGCACGCCGCGCGGCTGACGGGGCGCGGCATGACGCTGGTCGACATGCTGGCCGCCCAGTGGGGCGTGGAGCCGACGCCGCCCGGCAAGACGGTCTGGTTCGAGCTGCCCGCTTGA
- a CDS encoding ATP-dependent DNA helicase RecQ, translating into MPASRLPSDVDDLVREVFGFPSLRPGQRSAIESVLAGRDTLAVLPTGSGKSAIYQVAGLLTDGPTVIVSPLIALQRDQVAAIRELGVAGVAAANSHVGVVARREAFGGLIDGTVEFLFVAPEQLATPEVVRDIAAAKPSLFVVDEAHCVSAWGHDFRPDYLRLGGVIEALGHPTVLALTATASPPVREELVGRLGMNDPAVVVRGFDRPNIWLDVETFTSEEAKREALILRAAGELKPGIVYAATRKRAEELAAAIAEIGLTAGAYHAGMNATQRRQVQDAFVEDRLDVVVATTAFGMGIDKPNVRFVLHYDVPDSLDSYYQEVGRAGRDGLRSEAVLYYRQEDLGLRRFFAAGSVAVDPLTRVARLLEAVDHGPIDLGELRKVARLSSSRLSAVLGQLTHGGFVRVDPTGSLELLPDRPTVEEVVAAAEREAETRKTLDQSRVDMIRAYAESAGCRGRLLLSYFGEQTDESCGHCDRCTAGVDVDVFSGPYPVNTRVAHAEWGSGQVLRYEEDKVVVLFDTVGYKTLSVRAVVERNLLQAC; encoded by the coding sequence GTGCCCGCTTCCCGTCTGCCGTCGGACGTCGATGACCTCGTACGGGAGGTGTTCGGCTTCCCGTCGCTGCGTCCGGGGCAGCGCAGCGCGATCGAGTCGGTGCTCGCCGGGCGGGACACGCTCGCGGTGCTGCCGACCGGCTCGGGGAAGTCGGCGATCTACCAGGTGGCCGGGCTGCTCACCGACGGGCCGACGGTCATCGTGTCGCCGCTCATCGCGTTGCAGCGGGACCAGGTCGCCGCGATCCGCGAGCTCGGCGTCGCCGGCGTCGCCGCCGCCAACTCGCACGTCGGCGTCGTGGCGCGGCGGGAGGCGTTCGGGGGGCTGATCGACGGGACCGTGGAGTTCCTCTTCGTCGCGCCGGAGCAGCTCGCCACGCCCGAGGTCGTGCGCGACATCGCCGCCGCCAAGCCGTCGTTGTTCGTCGTCGACGAGGCGCACTGCGTCAGCGCGTGGGGGCACGACTTCCGCCCCGACTACCTGCGGCTCGGCGGCGTCATCGAGGCGCTCGGCCACCCGACCGTGCTGGCGCTGACGGCCACGGCGTCGCCGCCGGTGCGCGAGGAGCTGGTCGGCCGCCTCGGCATGAACGACCCGGCCGTCGTGGTGCGCGGGTTCGACCGGCCGAACATCTGGCTCGACGTCGAGACGTTCACCTCCGAGGAGGCGAAGCGCGAGGCGCTGATCCTGCGCGCCGCCGGCGAGCTCAAGCCCGGCATCGTCTACGCCGCCACCCGCAAGCGCGCCGAGGAGCTCGCCGCCGCCATCGCCGAGATCGGGCTGACGGCCGGCGCGTACCACGCCGGCATGAACGCCACCCAGCGCCGCCAGGTGCAGGACGCGTTCGTCGAGGACCGGCTCGACGTCGTCGTCGCGACCACGGCGTTCGGCATGGGCATCGACAAGCCGAACGTGCGCTTCGTCCTGCACTACGACGTGCCCGACTCGCTCGACTCGTACTACCAGGAGGTCGGGCGCGCCGGGCGGGACGGGCTGCGTTCGGAGGCGGTCCTCTACTACCGGCAGGAGGACCTCGGGCTGCGGCGGTTCTTCGCCGCCGGGTCCGTCGCGGTCGACCCGCTGACCCGCGTCGCGCGGCTGCTCGAGGCCGTCGACCACGGCCCCATCGACCTCGGCGAGCTGCGGAAGGTCGCGCGGCTGTCGTCGTCGCGGCTGTCCGCCGTGCTCGGGCAGCTCACCCACGGCGGCTTCGTCCGCGTCGACCCGACCGGCTCGCTGGAGCTGCTGCCGGACCGGCCGACCGTCGAGGAGGTCGTCGCCGCCGCCGAGCGCGAGGCGGAGACCCGCAAGACGCTGGACCAGTCGCGCGTCGACATGATCCGCGCCTACGCCGAGAGCGCCGGGTGCCGCGGCCGCCTGCTGCTGTCGTACTTCGGGGAGCAGACCGACGAGTCGTGCGGCCACTGCGACCGCTGCACGGCTGGCGTGGACGTCGACGTGTTCAGCGGGCCGTACCCGGTGAACACCCGCGTCGCGCACGCCGAGTGGGGGTCCGGCCAGGTGCTGCGCTACGAGGAGGACAAGGTGGTCGTGCTCTTCGACACCGTCGGCTACAAGACGCTCTCCGTGCGTGCCGTGGTGGAGCGCAACCTGCTCCAGGCCTGCTGA
- a CDS encoding NAD(P)/FAD-dependent oxidoreductase — MYDAIVVGGGPAGITATTWLARYRRRVLMVDGGEHRNRWVEQSHGYFSRDPASPRALLEEACAQLGAYPYAERLSGTVTAARRSGDGFAVTVDGEEHEALRLVLCTGVEDEFPEVDGFFDHYGASVFHCPTCDGYEAQGRDVVVLGWNEYVAAFAVTLLDWAATVLVVTDGRRFPGDEGDRVTLASFGIHVVEDVAESFVGTRGDLRGVRLRTLGEVPCGLVFFTVAHRPRTTLAAQLGVETSPEGCVLVDENGETNVPGVYAAGDLTPGMQLVQVAAAKGAVAGISAAQSLRGTRGAPASPPPAPDPEVVAP; from the coding sequence ATGTACGACGCCATCGTCGTCGGCGGCGGGCCGGCCGGGATCACCGCGACGACGTGGCTCGCGCGCTACCGCCGGCGCGTGCTCATGGTCGACGGCGGCGAGCACCGCAACCGCTGGGTGGAGCAGTCGCACGGCTACTTCTCCCGCGACCCCGCCTCGCCGCGCGCGCTGCTGGAGGAGGCGTGCGCGCAACTCGGCGCGTACCCGTACGCCGAACGCCTCTCCGGCACCGTCACCGCCGCGCGCCGCTCCGGCGACGGCTTCGCCGTCACGGTCGACGGCGAGGAGCACGAGGCGTTGCGGCTGGTGCTCTGCACCGGCGTCGAGGACGAGTTCCCGGAGGTCGACGGGTTCTTCGACCACTACGGCGCGAGCGTGTTCCACTGCCCCACCTGCGACGGCTACGAGGCGCAGGGGCGCGACGTCGTCGTGCTCGGGTGGAACGAGTACGTGGCGGCGTTCGCGGTGACGTTGCTCGACTGGGCGGCGACGGTGCTCGTCGTCACCGACGGCCGCCGCTTCCCCGGCGACGAGGGCGACCGCGTCACGCTCGCGTCGTTCGGGATCCACGTCGTGGAGGACGTGGCCGAGTCGTTCGTGGGGACGCGCGGCGACCTGCGCGGCGTGCGGCTGCGGACGCTCGGCGAGGTGCCGTGCGGGCTGGTGTTCTTCACCGTCGCGCACCGGCCGCGGACCACGCTCGCCGCGCAGCTCGGCGTCGAGACGTCCCCCGAGGGTTGTGTCCTCGTGGACGAGAACGGCGAGACGAACGTCCCCGGCGTCTACGCCGCGGGCGACCTGACCCCGGGCATGCAGCTCGTGCAGGTCGCCGCGGCGAAGGGCGCGGTCGCCGGGATCAGCGCCGCGCAGTCGTTGCGCGGGACCCGGGGAGCGCCGGCGAGCCCGCCGCCGGCGCCCGACCCCGAGGTCGTCGCGCCCTAG
- a CDS encoding tRNA adenosine deaminase-associated protein translates to MADFAVVVSRVEGLWEAELLPERLVEDFPGLLAALRQQVPGDGGVIGLVNVADEFFVAVRVVGQETRVLLSDVTAAVAWDLAAEVVDWLGIERPGDDDLDDVWPAGDLSIFSDLGLDEMELGALLSDLDAYADETLLLLARRLGFADAYERVVEPVFH, encoded by the coding sequence GTGGCCGACTTCGCCGTCGTGGTCTCGCGCGTCGAGGGCCTGTGGGAGGCCGAGCTGCTGCCCGAGCGGCTCGTGGAGGACTTCCCCGGCCTGCTCGCCGCGCTCCGCCAGCAGGTGCCCGGCGACGGTGGCGTCATCGGGCTCGTCAACGTCGCCGACGAGTTCTTCGTCGCCGTCCGCGTCGTCGGCCAGGAGACGCGGGTGCTGCTCTCCGACGTCACCGCCGCCGTCGCGTGGGACCTCGCCGCCGAGGTCGTCGACTGGCTCGGCATCGAACGCCCCGGCGACGACGACCTCGACGACGTCTGGCCCGCCGGCGACCTGTCGATCTTCAGCGACCTCGGCCTGGACGAGATGGAGCTCGGAGCCCTGCTGTCCGACCTCGACGCGTACGCCGACGAGACGTTGCTGCTGCTGGCCCGGCGGCTCGGCTTCGCCGACGCGTACGAACGCGTCGTGGAGCCGGTGTTCCACTAG
- a CDS encoding tRNA adenosine deaminase-associated protein has protein sequence MPYFAAALAQSPDGWTGTAVDMENVEDLDSLVELLRDLADGGTALFFLEEDDEYLAIVRVDGDGEPRTFISDDRAVGLSPLAAVVMEDLAPPPEAEPDEDDDDGVRPDAEVAGDEEIVASYGVPGSALVALCATEGMLPADVITAVCEKAGCADALDELRES, from the coding sequence GTGCCGTACTTCGCCGCCGCCCTCGCGCAGTCGCCCGACGGCTGGACCGGGACCGCCGTCGACATGGAGAACGTCGAGGACCTCGACTCCCTGGTCGAGCTGCTGCGCGACCTCGCCGACGGCGGCACCGCGCTGTTCTTCCTCGAGGAGGACGACGAGTACCTCGCCATCGTGCGCGTCGACGGCGACGGCGAGCCGCGGACGTTCATCTCCGACGACCGGGCCGTCGGCCTCTCGCCGCTCGCCGCCGTCGTCATGGAGGACCTCGCCCCGCCGCCCGAGGCCGAGCCCGATGAGGACGACGACGACGGCGTCCGCCCCGACGCCGAGGTCGCCGGCGACGAGGAGATCGTCGCGTCGTACGGCGTGCCCGGGTCCGCGCTCGTCGCGCTCTGCGCCACCGAGGGGATGCTGCCCGCCGACGTCATCACCGCCGTCTGCGAGAAGGCCGGCTGCGCCGACGCCCTCGACGAGCTGCGCGAGAGCTGA
- the tadA gene encoding tRNA adenosine(34) deaminase TadA: protein MRQALASAAAALGHDDVPVGAVVVSPTGEVVGRGRNERELRGDPTAHAEVLALREASLVTGSWRLTGCTLVVTLEPCTMCAGAVVLSRVDRLVFGALDPKAGAVGSLWDVVRDPRLNHRVSVVGGVLAEECGELLRSFFGPHRGLPA from the coding sequence ATGCGCCAGGCGCTTGCTTCGGCAGCCGCCGCTCTCGGGCACGACGACGTTCCCGTGGGCGCCGTCGTCGTCTCGCCGACCGGCGAGGTCGTCGGGCGCGGCCGCAACGAGCGCGAGCTGCGCGGCGACCCGACCGCCCACGCCGAGGTGCTCGCGTTGCGCGAAGCCTCACTCGTGACGGGGTCCTGGCGGCTCACCGGATGCACGCTGGTGGTGACGTTGGAGCCGTGCACGATGTGCGCCGGCGCTGTCGTGCTGTCGCGAGTGGACCGGCTTGTTTTTGGCGCGCTCGACCCCAAGGCCGGTGCGGTCGGGTCGTTGTGGGACGTCGTGCGGGACCCAAGGCTCAACCACCGGGTGTCCGTCGTCGGCGGCGTGCTGGCGGAGGAGTGCGGTGAGCTGCTGCGGTCGTTCTTCGGACCGCATCGCGGACTGCCCGCCTGA
- a CDS encoding DUF2188 domain-containing protein: MAERQSYHVVPYVNGWEVRLGGSGDEHGALGAWDHKDLALARAKELAKEAELGQVVVHGEDGQIQEEFTYGADPRNVPG; the protein is encoded by the coding sequence ATGGCCGAGCGCCAGAGCTACCACGTCGTCCCCTACGTCAACGGGTGGGAGGTCCGCCTCGGCGGCTCCGGTGACGAGCACGGAGCCCTCGGCGCCTGGGACCACAAGGACCTCGCGCTGGCCCGCGCCAAGGAGCTGGCGAAGGAGGCCGAGCTCGGGCAGGTGGTCGTGCACGGCGAGGACGGCCAGATCCAGGAGGAGTTCACCTACGGCGCGGACCCCCGCAACGTCCCGGGGTAG
- a CDS encoding DUF4062 domain-containing protein, with translation MTTTPTVELPAPRGTHLIKTPDQRLRVFVSSTLGELADERAAVRRAVTRLRLAPVMFEAGARPHPPRELYRAYLAQSHVFVGIYWQRYGWVAPGEDVSGLEDEYALSGDRPKLIYVKAPADEREPRLADLLERVKADDRASYRPFRTAEELEELVADDLAVLLTEVFEVAHDRPDDPDPVRIRPAALPVAPTPLVGRERDVERIEALLARPDVRVVTISGPGGIGKSRVALEIAERATARGTTVTWAGLSDVADPALAAVTVLQSLGIREQPGRDPQETIAAAIGERELLVVLDGGERVLAAAAALTTLLRVCRNVRVLVTSRAVLDVRAEHEYPLAPLDVPPETTRPTLATFELSGAGRLFLDVARATVPSWTPDDADAAALAEICRALDGVPLAIELAAARIRVFSPNALRDRLANRLAVLTGGARDLPERHQTLRATLDWDHDLLGPDEQALFRRLGVCTGGFTLELAEALAAAEPAIGSDPLDVVASLVAKSLVRHNGTGEPRFSMLGVVREYAQDRLDAAGECPAMRDAHAAFLVGFVEDAQPFGTEQARWLDALEAERRNVLAALRHARDTGDDETVLRLCAGTAPLWEMHGHLAEGALWLGHALERSAGARSVARAEALAGAAHLARARLDFAAARTLLEEALRINEELGDPRRRARNLKDLGIVAGEADDHETASAYFREAIVGFRSVGDRRGEAQSLNNLALSTESAGDVRGSLPMYADALSVLREIGDMLSVARLLNNVGGALRQLGATDLAREAMLRALARYRRLASRWDVTDSLEHVAAAVLDLGDAALAARLLGAAEALREQLGAPAAPYLEHARAANAAAVRAALGDRCDEEWQAGRALSWDEAVAAALSVAPPALLDLGDAEVDADLERRIAAEVRA, from the coding sequence ATGACGACGACGCCCACGGTGGAGCTGCCCGCGCCGCGCGGCACGCACCTGATCAAGACGCCGGACCAGCGGCTGCGCGTGTTCGTGTCGTCGACGCTGGGCGAGCTCGCGGACGAACGCGCCGCCGTGCGGCGGGCGGTGACCCGGCTGCGGCTGGCGCCGGTGATGTTCGAGGCCGGCGCCAGACCCCACCCGCCCAGGGAGCTGTACCGGGCGTACCTCGCGCAGAGCCACGTCTTCGTCGGCATCTACTGGCAACGCTACGGCTGGGTCGCCCCCGGCGAGGACGTGTCGGGCCTGGAGGACGAGTACGCGCTGTCCGGCGACCGGCCGAAGCTCATCTACGTCAAGGCACCGGCGGACGAGCGGGAGCCACGGCTGGCCGACCTGCTGGAACGCGTCAAGGCCGACGACCGCGCCTCCTACCGGCCGTTCCGCACCGCCGAGGAGCTCGAGGAGCTGGTCGCCGACGACCTGGCGGTGCTGCTGACCGAGGTGTTCGAGGTCGCGCACGACCGGCCGGACGACCCGGACCCGGTCCGCATCCGCCCGGCCGCGCTGCCGGTCGCGCCGACGCCGCTGGTCGGCCGCGAGCGCGACGTCGAACGCATCGAGGCGCTGCTCGCGCGCCCGGACGTGCGGGTGGTGACGATCAGCGGCCCGGGCGGGATCGGCAAGAGCCGGGTGGCGCTGGAGATCGCCGAGCGTGCCACCGCGCGCGGCACGACGGTCACCTGGGCCGGGCTGTCCGACGTGGCCGACCCGGCGCTGGCCGCGGTGACGGTGCTCCAGAGCCTGGGCATCCGCGAGCAGCCGGGGCGCGACCCGCAGGAGACGATCGCGGCGGCGATCGGCGAGCGCGAGCTGCTGGTGGTCCTCGACGGCGGCGAGCGCGTGCTCGCCGCGGCGGCGGCGCTGACGACGCTGCTCCGCGTCTGCCGCAACGTCCGCGTGCTGGTGACCAGCCGCGCGGTGCTGGACGTGCGCGCGGAGCACGAGTACCCGCTGGCGCCGCTGGACGTGCCGCCGGAGACGACGCGGCCGACGCTGGCGACGTTCGAGCTCTCCGGGGCGGGGCGGCTGTTCCTCGACGTGGCGCGGGCGACGGTGCCGTCGTGGACGCCGGACGACGCGGACGCGGCGGCGCTCGCGGAGATCTGCCGCGCGCTCGACGGCGTGCCGCTCGCGATCGAGCTGGCCGCCGCGCGCATCCGGGTCTTCTCCCCCAACGCCCTCCGCGACCGGCTGGCGAACCGCCTCGCCGTCCTGACCGGCGGCGCCCGCGACCTGCCGGAACGCCACCAGACGCTGCGCGCGACGCTCGACTGGGACCACGACCTGCTGGGGCCGGACGAGCAGGCGCTGTTCCGGCGGCTGGGGGTCTGCACGGGCGGGTTCACGCTGGAGCTGGCGGAGGCGCTGGCGGCGGCCGAGCCGGCGATCGGCAGCGACCCGCTCGACGTCGTCGCGAGCCTGGTCGCGAAGAGCCTGGTCCGGCACAACGGCACCGGCGAGCCGCGGTTCTCGATGCTCGGCGTGGTGCGCGAGTACGCGCAGGACCGGCTCGACGCGGCGGGCGAGTGCCCGGCGATGCGCGACGCGCACGCGGCGTTCCTCGTGGGGTTCGTGGAGGACGCGCAGCCGTTCGGGACGGAGCAGGCGCGCTGGCTGGACGCGCTGGAGGCCGAGCGCCGCAACGTCCTCGCCGCGCTGCGGCACGCCCGCGACACCGGCGACGACGAGACGGTGCTGCGGCTCTGCGCCGGGACGGCGCCGTTGTGGGAGATGCACGGGCACCTCGCGGAGGGGGCGTTGTGGCTGGGCCACGCGCTGGAACGCTCGGCGGGCGCGCGCAGCGTGGCGCGGGCGGAGGCGCTGGCGGGGGCGGCGCACCTGGCGCGGGCGCGGCTGGACTTCGCGGCCGCGCGCACGCTGCTGGAGGAGGCGTTGCGGATCAACGAGGAGCTGGGCGACCCGCGCCGGCGCGCCCGCAACCTCAAGGACCTCGGCATCGTCGCCGGCGAGGCGGACGACCACGAGACGGCGAGCGCGTACTTCCGCGAGGCGATCGTCGGCTTCCGCTCGGTCGGGGACCGGCGCGGCGAGGCGCAGTCGCTCAACAACCTGGCGCTGTCGACGGAGTCGGCGGGCGACGTGCGAGGCAGCCTGCCGATGTACGCGGACGCGCTGTCGGTGCTGCGCGAGATCGGCGACATGCTCAGCGTCGCCCGGCTGCTCAACAACGTCGGCGGCGCGCTGCGCCAGCTCGGCGCGACCGACCTGGCGCGGGAGGCGATGCTGCGGGCGCTGGCGCGGTACCGCCGCCTGGCCAGCCGGTGGGACGTCACCGACTCGCTGGAGCACGTCGCGGCGGCGGTGCTCGACCTCGGTGACGCGGCGCTCGCGGCGCGGCTGCTCGGCGCGGCCGAGGCGTTGCGCGAGCAGCTCGGGGCGCCGGCGGCGCCGTACCTGGAGCACGCCCGCGCGGCCAACGCCGCCGCCGTCCGCGCCGCCCTCGGCGACCGCTGCGACGAGGAGTGGCAGGCGGGCCGCGCGCTGTCGTGGGACGAGGCGGTGGCGGCGGCGCTGTCGGTGGCGCCGCCCGCGCTGCTCGACCTGGGCGACGCGGAGGTCGACGCCGACCTGGAACGCCGCATCGCCGCGGAGGTGCGCGCGTGA
- a CDS encoding DUF4062 domain-containing protein encodes MTRIRTPDQRLRVFVSSTLGELAEERAAVRRAVTRLRLAPVMFEAGARPHPPRELYRAYLAQSHVFVGIYWQRYGWVAPGEDVSGLEDEYALSGDRPKLMYVKAPAPDREPRLTDLLERVKADDRASYRPFRTAEELEELVADDLAVLLTERFENALLPAATPAPEEHRPHATRGLPAPFTTMVGREREVEDVVGLLARPGVRLVTLTGPGGVGKSRVAIAAAERATALFPDGVTFVGLGGVRDAGLVVGAIAAALAIREAPDRTPLEAVIDHLRERRELLVLDNCEHVLAAGPRVSELLAACPGLRVLATSRAVLRLRGEHDVEVEPLPEDEAVRLFVERAEQVNPDFDASARAAVAEVCRRLDGLPLAIELAAARTRMLTPAALLARLTSRLALLTGGPRDLPERQQTLRAALDWDYDLLDGEERALFRRLAVCDGGAGFDAVEALAAAGGGLGVDPADAVESLVAKSLLHRDAASPEPRFAMLQTVREYALERLAESGERELAERAHADHFAGVVREVADGLIGPDSRRLMLRIDADRANIRAATAYASRSGDVGLEVALCARLAPYWLARAAFAEATQAVETAVAHSAGITVPDRVRVLVASAMLARARGDFETAHARIEAATAEAEATGNLPGLARAHRERGAIAYDEGDVAAAAAATERAYDAAVEVGDDDLVARSLNNLAVFAFVRGEHEKARDLYARSLRPFARTGDRLGIARALMNLGRLHLTTGDADRARVLSERALAMWWALGDEWDATDSLDDVALLRLESGDAVAAAEVFAAAAAMRDRLGARLPLSELGEYERRDARIAAALTVEENAAARARGAALDFAGAVRLALGEIPANTVLDVGDVDELAGSVG; translated from the coding sequence GTGACGCGGATCCGCACGCCGGACCAGCGGCTGCGCGTGTTCGTGTCGTCGACGCTGGGGGAGCTCGCGGAGGAACGCGCCGCCGTGCGCCGGGCGGTGACCCGGCTGCGGCTGGCGCCGGTGATGTTCGAGGCCGGGGCGCGCCCGCACCCGCCAAGGGAGCTGTACCGGGCGTACCTGGCGCAGTCCCACGTGTTCGTCGGCATCTACTGGCAGCGGTACGGCTGGGTCGCCCCCGGCGAGGACGTGTCCGGGCTGGAGGACGAGTACGCGCTGTCCGGCGACCGGCCGAAGCTGATGTACGTGAAGGCGCCCGCGCCGGACCGCGAGCCACGCCTGACCGACCTGCTGGAACGCGTCAAGGCCGACGACCGCGCCTCCTACCGGCCGTTCCGCACCGCCGAGGAGCTGGAGGAGCTGGTCGCCGACGACCTCGCGGTGCTGCTCACCGAACGGTTCGAGAACGCGCTGCTGCCGGCCGCGACCCCCGCGCCGGAGGAGCACCGGCCGCACGCGACGCGCGGCCTCCCGGCGCCGTTCACGACGATGGTGGGGCGGGAGCGCGAGGTCGAGGACGTCGTCGGGCTGCTGGCACGGCCCGGCGTGCGGCTGGTCACGCTGACCGGCCCCGGCGGCGTCGGCAAGAGCCGCGTCGCGATCGCGGCGGCGGAGCGGGCGACGGCGCTGTTCCCGGACGGCGTGACGTTCGTCGGGCTCGGCGGGGTGCGCGACGCGGGCCTGGTGGTCGGCGCGATCGCGGCTGCGCTGGCGATCCGCGAGGCGCCGGACCGGACGCCGTTGGAGGCGGTCATCGACCACCTCCGCGAACGCCGCGAGCTGCTGGTGCTCGACAACTGCGAGCACGTCCTCGCCGCCGGACCGCGCGTGTCGGAGCTGCTCGCCGCCTGCCCGGGGCTGCGGGTGCTGGCGACGAGCCGCGCCGTGCTGCGGCTGCGCGGCGAGCACGACGTGGAGGTCGAGCCGCTGCCGGAGGACGAGGCGGTGCGGCTGTTCGTGGAACGCGCCGAGCAGGTCAACCCGGACTTCGACGCGTCGGCGCGCGCGGCCGTCGCCGAGGTCTGCCGGCGGCTGGACGGGCTGCCGCTCGCGATCGAGCTGGCGGCGGCGCGGACGCGGATGCTGACGCCGGCGGCGTTGCTGGCGCGGCTGACCAGCCGGCTCGCGCTGCTGACCGGCGGGCCGCGCGACCTGCCGGAACGGCAGCAGACGCTGCGCGCGGCGCTGGACTGGGACTACGACCTGCTCGACGGCGAGGAGCGCGCGCTGTTCCGGCGGCTCGCGGTCTGCGACGGCGGCGCCGGCTTCGACGCGGTCGAGGCGCTGGCGGCGGCCGGCGGCGGGCTCGGCGTCGACCCGGCCGACGCGGTCGAGTCGCTCGTCGCGAAGAGCCTGCTGCACCGCGACGCGGCGTCGCCGGAGCCGCGGTTCGCGATGCTCCAGACGGTCCGCGAGTACGCGCTGGAACGCCTCGCCGAGAGCGGCGAGCGGGAGCTCGCGGAACGCGCGCACGCCGACCACTTCGCCGGCGTCGTGCGGGAGGTCGCCGACGGGCTGATCGGGCCGGACAGCCGGCGGCTGATGCTGCGCATCGACGCCGACCGCGCCAACATCCGCGCCGCCACGGCGTACGCGTCGCGCAGCGGCGACGTCGGCCTCGAGGTCGCGCTCTGCGCGCGGCTCGCGCCGTACTGGCTGGCGCGCGCGGCGTTCGCGGAGGCGACGCAGGCGGTCGAGACGGCGGTCGCGCACTCGGCCGGCATCACCGTGCCGGACCGGGTGCGGGTGCTCGTCGCGTCGGCGATGCTGGCGCGGGCGCGCGGCGACTTCGAGACCGCGCACGCGCGGATCGAGGCGGCCACCGCCGAGGCCGAGGCCACCGGCAACCTCCCCGGCCTGGCGCGGGCGCACCGCGAGCGCGGCGCCATCGCGTACGACGAGGGCGACGTCGCGGCCGCCGCCGCCGCGACCGAGCGGGCGTACGACGCGGCCGTCGAGGTCGGCGACGACGACCTGGTCGCAAGGTCGCTGAACAACCTCGCGGTGTTCGCGTTCGTGCGGGGCGAGCACGAGAAGGCGCGCGACCTCTACGCCCGCAGCCTCCGACCGTTCGCCCGCACCGGCGACCGCCTCGGCATCGCCCGCGCGTTGATGAACCTCGGCCGCCTGCACCTCACCACCGGCGACGCGGACCGCGCCCGCGTGCTCTCGGAACGCGCCCTCGCGATGTGGTGGGCGCTCGGCGACGAGTGGGACGCGACCGACTCGCTGGACGACGTGGCGTTGCTGCGGCTGGAGTCGGGCGACGCGGTGGCGGCGGCGGAGGTGTTCGCGGCGGCCGCGGCGATGCGGGACCGGCTGGGGGCACGGCTGCCGTTGTCGGAGCTGGGCGAGTACGAGCGCCGCGACGCGCGGATCGCCGCGGCGCTCACCGTCGAGGAGAACGCCGCCGCCCGCGCGCGCGGCGCCGCGCTCGACTTCGCGGGCGCGGTGCGGCTCGCGCTCGGCGAGATCCCGGCGAACACCGTCCTGGACGTCGGTGATGTCGACGAGCTGGCCGGAAGTGTCGGGTAG